A single region of the Sorghum bicolor cultivar BTx623 chromosome 7, Sorghum_bicolor_NCBIv3, whole genome shotgun sequence genome encodes:
- the LOC8077837 gene encoding DCN1-like protein 4 isoform X1 gives MRRGSRKSSSSAATASAGVEQVNEKQNRKRKGVSTNLTSRKAQRGPTKAVSKEVERIDQFFYTYADNSSGMIDPEGIETLCSHLEVPHTDVRILMLAWKMGCEKQGYFTLDEWRTGLKALRADSISKLKKAFPELVQEVTRPSNFQDFYIYAFRYCLTEDKKKCIEIPVACELLNLVLGLQFRPQVDKLNNYLKYQNDYKVINMDQWMGFIRFCNEINFPSLDNYDSDLAWPLILDNFVEWLRENKS, from the exons ATGAGGCGCGGCTCGAGGAAATCGTCGTCGTCTGCCGCGACCGCCAGCGCTG GTGTGGAACAAGTAAATGAaaaacaaaacagaaaaagaaaaggagtcAGTACAAACCTGACCAGCAGGAAAGCACAACGTG GCCCTACTAAAGCAGTTTCCAAGGAAGTAGAACGGATTGATCAATTTTTTTATACTTATGCCGATAACTCATCTGGCATGATTGA CCCAGAAGGCATTGAAACACTCTGTTCTCACCTTGAAGTTCCCCACACCGATGTTAGGATTCTAATGTTAGCATG GAAAATGGGCTGTGAGAAGCAAGGTTATTTTACCTTG GATGAATGGAGAACTGGCTTGAAAGCTCTTCGAGCTGACAGTATCAGTAAACTTAAGAaagcatttccagaactggTTCAAGAG GTTACAAGGCCATCCAATTTCCAGGATTTCTACATATATGCATTTCGTTATTGCCTCACAG AGGATAAGAAGAAGTGTATAGAAATACCAGTTGCTTGTGAGTTGCTGAATCTAGTATTAGGCTTGCAGTTCCGCCCTCAGGTTGACAAGCTTAATAATTACCTAAAG TACCAAAATGACTACAAGGTGATAAACATGGACCAATGGATGGGATTTATTCGGTTCTGTAATGAG ATAAACTTCCCATCACTTGACAATTATGATTCAGACCTTGCTTGGCCTTTGATTCTAGACAATTTTGTTGAGTGGCTGCGAGAAAATAAAAGCTAG
- the LOC8077837 gene encoding DCN1-like protein 4 isoform X2 yields the protein MRRGSRKSSSSAATASAGPTKAVSKEVERIDQFFYTYADNSSGMIDPEGIETLCSHLEVPHTDVRILMLAWKMGCEKQGYFTLDEWRTGLKALRADSISKLKKAFPELVQEVTRPSNFQDFYIYAFRYCLTEDKKKCIEIPVACELLNLVLGLQFRPQVDKLNNYLKYQNDYKVINMDQWMGFIRFCNEINFPSLDNYDSDLAWPLILDNFVEWLRENKS from the exons ATGAGGCGCGGCTCGAGGAAATCGTCGTCGTCTGCCGCGACCGCCAGCGCTG GCCCTACTAAAGCAGTTTCCAAGGAAGTAGAACGGATTGATCAATTTTTTTATACTTATGCCGATAACTCATCTGGCATGATTGA CCCAGAAGGCATTGAAACACTCTGTTCTCACCTTGAAGTTCCCCACACCGATGTTAGGATTCTAATGTTAGCATG GAAAATGGGCTGTGAGAAGCAAGGTTATTTTACCTTG GATGAATGGAGAACTGGCTTGAAAGCTCTTCGAGCTGACAGTATCAGTAAACTTAAGAaagcatttccagaactggTTCAAGAG GTTACAAGGCCATCCAATTTCCAGGATTTCTACATATATGCATTTCGTTATTGCCTCACAG AGGATAAGAAGAAGTGTATAGAAATACCAGTTGCTTGTGAGTTGCTGAATCTAGTATTAGGCTTGCAGTTCCGCCCTCAGGTTGACAAGCTTAATAATTACCTAAAG TACCAAAATGACTACAAGGTGATAAACATGGACCAATGGATGGGATTTATTCGGTTCTGTAATGAG ATAAACTTCCCATCACTTGACAATTATGATTCAGACCTTGCTTGGCCTTTGATTCTAGACAATTTTGTTGAGTGGCTGCGAGAAAATAAAAGCTAG